One stretch of Streptomyces peucetius DNA includes these proteins:
- a CDS encoding tetratricopeptide repeat protein yields MVELDRRVQIRVRKPGKDKRGFGTGYLLAPRLVLTAAHVLDGMSTMERDAVTVSRPDVGDEEFSAAVCWQRNDDMVDAALIEVNNGHGWHTPESLSDLLARPPQRFGRLIGTRPHPVTLVGFPRMQKAPGDGRRLDEQLVGHILPGTGSLAGRYEVSSTVPTLPAAVSDSRWSGVSGAAVLSDDPFGEELLCGVIRRDRQSDDGTRLSATPTAHLLADEDFYALITRHTGWEPVLEPAEAVSLFAPAASERDLNSTAALLRADAEVVAFHGRESELADLRTWCETGSVSLSVRVLTGPGGQGKTRLARRLADILSQQGWATGHLRSELVDHDTPPDFSTLATALPLLVVVDYAETRPRLIRRLADQLRRSRHRVRLLLIARSDGEWRTDALNAAPAVRTLLTTAVTTPLAPLIPRTQPVKERLSAFTRAARDLARLLPRVRTVPAYDWEALASALQPPDDLGDPRYDNALTLQMTALVTLLQRGPNPADTAPEAPAEEILLLHEESFWEESAEAPAHKLGLATPALAAAVAVAAMCGATSEEEAAAVINTVPGLPADRTLRTAYWLSKLYPADASRYWGSLQPDRIAEYHASCTLARGGIRLPALLEAATSRQQIQLITVLARAAVAHHNVGRIIDSSQLLQTVDAALDKATLTYQTVEATTVALPDSSRVIALLALRFTASLVEADRQLARDDPGQYEPYLAAALCNFAMRLSNVGRRAEALTIGQEAVDIQRRLVSDNPSEYEPDLAVSLSSLGLKLSDVGREAEAVTIGQEAVDIRRRLVEDNPAEYASHLASALSNLGIPLSRLGRHIEAAAAEQEAVDIRRRMVEDNPAAYEPDLARSLSNLSNRLCELGRGAEALAAVKEAVDIQHRLAADNPDAYEPELARSLSNLSLRLGEAQLEGEGLTAAEQAVKIYRRLAADSPGLYAATFAVSLSNLGIRFSAADRGTEALAVLKEAVRIQRGLVEDNPAAYESHLAASLTNLSAELSGAEGLTVAEQAVEIYHRLAVNNPATYEPYLATSLTALFQRLSEMGRRGEALIVAERVMEIRSRLTTDNPNA; encoded by the coding sequence GTGGTGGAGCTAGACCGCAGGGTTCAGATCCGGGTCCGCAAGCCCGGCAAGGATAAGCGAGGCTTCGGCACTGGCTATCTGCTGGCGCCGCGCCTGGTACTGACAGCCGCACATGTCCTTGACGGCATGTCCACGATGGAGCGAGACGCGGTGACTGTGTCTCGCCCGGACGTGGGAGACGAAGAGTTTTCCGCGGCCGTTTGCTGGCAGCGAAACGATGACATGGTGGATGCCGCGCTGATCGAAGTCAACAACGGTCACGGCTGGCATACGCCTGAGTCGCTAAGTGATCTACTCGCCCGGCCGCCCCAGCGGTTCGGCCGCCTGATCGGCACGCGCCCGCACCCGGTCACCCTGGTCGGGTTTCCCCGCATGCAGAAAGCCCCTGGCGACGGGCGCCGCTTGGATGAACAGCTTGTCGGGCACATTCTTCCTGGCACTGGTTCCCTCGCCGGCCGCTACGAAGTCTCTAGCACCGTGCCCACCTTGCCCGCCGCCGTGAGCGACAGCCGTTGGTCCGGGGTATCGGGAGCCGCAGTCCTTAGCGACGACCCCTTCGGGGAGGAGCTGTTGTGCGGGGTCATCCGTCGCGACCGACAGAGCGACGACGGAACCCGTCTGTCTGCCACTCCCACTGCCCACCTCTTGGCCGACGAGGACTTCTACGCACTGATCACCCGGCATACCGGCTGGGAACCGGTTCTGGAACCGGCCGAGGCAGTCAGCCTGTTCGCTCCGGCCGCCTCTGAACGCGATCTAAACTCAACGGCCGCTCTGCTGCGCGCGGATGCTGAAGTCGTGGCCTTCCACGGCCGTGAGAGTGAACTCGCCGACCTGCGCACTTGGTGCGAGACAGGGTCGGTCTCCCTGTCGGTGCGGGTGTTGACCGGTCCCGGCGGCCAGGGCAAGACCCGCCTGGCCCGCCGCCTAGCCGACATCCTCAGTCAACAGGGCTGGGCCACTGGACATCTGCGTTCCGAGCTCGTGGACCATGACACCCCGCCCGACTTCTCCACGCTAGCCACGGCCTTGCCCCTGCTGGTCGTCGTCGACTATGCCGAAACCCGTCCCCGGTTGATCCGCCGCCTCGCGGACCAGCTGCGGCGCTCCCGTCACCGCGTGCGGCTGCTGCTAATCGCCCGCTCCGACGGCGAGTGGCGCACAGACGCGCTCAACGCTGCCCCGGCTGTCCGTACTCTGCTCACTACGGCCGTCACGACGCCACTCGCTCCCCTCATCCCTCGCACTCAGCCTGTCAAAGAACGTCTGAGCGCCTTCACTCGCGCCGCCCGAGATCTTGCCCGTTTGTTGCCCCGCGTCCGCACTGTTCCCGCGTATGACTGGGAAGCTCTGGCTTCCGCTCTACAGCCACCTGACGACCTGGGCGATCCTCGCTACGACAACGCCCTTACCCTGCAGATGACGGCACTGGTCACCCTGTTGCAGCGTGGCCCCAATCCCGCCGACACCGCACCAGAGGCTCCCGCGGAAGAGATCCTCCTGCTGCACGAAGAAAGTTTCTGGGAGGAGAGCGCCGAAGCCCCCGCTCACAAGCTGGGCCTGGCTACCCCTGCCCTGGCCGCAGCCGTTGCCGTCGCTGCTATGTGCGGGGCCACCAGCGAGGAGGAGGCTGCCGCCGTCATCAACACGGTTCCGGGCCTGCCCGCCGACAGGACGCTCCGTACCGCGTACTGGCTTTCCAAGCTCTACCCGGCCGATGCCAGCCGCTACTGGGGTTCCTTGCAGCCTGACCGTATCGCGGAATACCACGCTTCGTGCACTCTGGCCCGGGGTGGCATTCGCCTGCCCGCTCTCCTCGAAGCGGCCACATCGAGGCAACAGATCCAACTCATCACAGTGCTGGCTCGTGCCGCCGTCGCCCACCACAACGTCGGCCGCATCATCGACAGCAGCCAGCTCCTCCAAACCGTCGACGCTGCCCTGGACAAAGCCACGCTCACCTATCAAACCGTTGAGGCTACAACAGTCGCATTGCCCGACTCGTCCCGCGTCATTGCCCTGCTCGCACTGAGATTCACCGCCAGCCTCGTCGAAGCTGACCGACAGCTCGCACGGGATGACCCGGGCCAGTACGAGCCCTACCTGGCTGCCGCACTGTGCAACTTCGCCATGCGGTTGTCGAATGTGGGGCGTAGGGCTGAGGCTTTGACCATTGGACAGGAGGCGGTGGATATCCAGCGTCGCTTGGTCTCGGACAACCCGTCCGAGTACGAGCCCGACCTTGCCGTGTCACTCTCCAGTCTTGGTCTTAAGTTGTCGGATGTGGGGCGTGAGGCCGAAGCTGTGACCATTGGACAGGAGGCGGTGGATATCCGGCGTCGGTTGGTTGAGGATAACCCAGCCGAATACGCGTCTCACCTGGCCTCCGCCCTGTCCAACCTCGGCATCCCCCTATCGAGATTGGGGCGGCATATCGAAGCGGCCGCCGCTGAGCAGGAGGCGGTGGATATCCGGCGTCGGATGGTTGAGGATAACCCAGCCGCGTACGAGCCCGACCTCGCCCGGTCGTTGTCCAATCTCAGCAACCGTCTCTGTGAGTTGGGACGTGGGGCCGAAGCTCTCGCCGCCGTGAAGGAGGCGGTGGATATTCAGCATCGGTTGGCAGCGGATAACCCGGATGCGTACGAGCCTGAACTCGCCCGGTCGCTGTCCAACCTCAGCCTTCGGTTGGGTGAGGCGCAGTTGGAAGGCGAAGGGCTCACCGCTGCAGAACAGGCGGTGAAGATCTACCGCCGGTTGGCAGCGGATAGCCCGGGCTTGTACGCAGCCACCTTCGCCGTTTCGCTGTCCAACCTTGGCATCCGGTTCTCGGCAGCAGACCGTGGGACCGAAGCTCTCGCCGTCTTGAAGGAAGCGGTAAGGATCCAGCGTGGGTTGGTCGAGGATAATCCCGCTGCGTACGAGTCTCACCTCGCCGCCTCCCTGACCAATCTGAGTGCTGAGCTATCGGGTGCCGAAGGGCTCACCGTTGCAGAACAGGCCGTGGAGATCTATCACCGGTTGGCGGTGAATAACCCGGCGACATATGAGCCTTACCTCGCCACCTCGCTGACCGCTCTTTTCCAGCGATTGTCGGAGATGGGGCGAAGAGGCGAGGCCCTCATCGTCGCGGAGCGCGTTATGGAAATTAGAAGTCGACTGACGACAGATAACCCCAATGCGTGA
- a CDS encoding C39 family peptidase encodes MPDRSTLHQVPYYSQWESPGLVPEFVAGTRPVRDDPLWQKSGAADPDEYAFWADRTCGIACLRMALDYFGEQVPPVMPLVTDLCEVGAYARADDTVRGLIYRPFAVYVTRRWPAITATVHTDLGETQIADALHAGSLVVISVHKTIRTLAPHPASRGGHLVLAVGADKTALRINNPSGLPDHSQRAHRVPWADLPRFYARRGIVLSHTEEPVR; translated from the coding sequence ATGCCCGACCGATCGACGCTCCACCAGGTTCCCTACTACTCGCAGTGGGAATCACCCGGTCTCGTCCCGGAGTTCGTCGCCGGGACGAGACCGGTCCGTGACGACCCCCTGTGGCAGAAGTCCGGCGCCGCCGACCCTGACGAGTACGCGTTCTGGGCCGACCGCACCTGCGGCATCGCCTGCCTGCGCATGGCCCTGGACTACTTCGGTGAGCAGGTCCCGCCCGTCATGCCGCTCGTGACTGACCTGTGCGAGGTCGGGGCCTATGCACGCGCCGACGACACCGTGAGGGGTCTGATCTACCGGCCCTTCGCCGTGTACGTCACCCGCCGATGGCCTGCGATTACCGCCACCGTCCACACCGACCTGGGTGAGACGCAGATCGCCGACGCTCTTCACGCCGGATCCCTCGTCGTCATCTCGGTCCACAAGACGATCCGGACACTTGCCCCGCACCCCGCCTCCCGGGGCGGCCACCTTGTCCTGGCCGTCGGCGCCGACAAGACGGCCCTGCGCATCAACAACCCCAGCGGTCTTCCCGACCACAGCCAGCGCGCCCACCGCGTCCCCTGGGCCGACCTGCCCCGCTTCTACGCCCGCCGCGGCATCGTCCTGTCGCACACCGAGGAGCCGGTCCGATGA
- a CDS encoding restriction endonuclease: MLLVLAVVWSLPVGALQWLAAHPWVPIVLLLIAAAAGGVWLHRRRETARWNRVRERGLRYALPQIDALHHRQFEEAVRDLMRRDGCPEAIRVGDNGADVKATDPFGRLWVIQCKHRKAGLAGSAVGTPDLHVLNGTGRPVHNGDVVVLVTNGRFTDKAVAFARSQRLHLVDRHLLAQWAAGSPPLWELLSAVPSPRRPTSGS, encoded by the coding sequence CTGCTCCTCGTGCTCGCCGTGGTGTGGAGCCTGCCCGTCGGCGCGTTGCAGTGGCTGGCCGCACACCCCTGGGTGCCGATCGTCCTGCTGTTGATCGCGGCGGCAGCCGGTGGGGTGTGGCTGCACCGGCGCCGGGAGACCGCCCGCTGGAACCGGGTGCGGGAGCGGGGCCTGCGCTACGCGCTGCCGCAGATCGACGCCCTGCACCACCGGCAGTTCGAGGAAGCCGTACGGGATCTGATGCGCCGCGACGGCTGCCCCGAGGCGATCCGGGTCGGCGACAACGGCGCCGACGTGAAGGCCACGGACCCCTTCGGCCGCCTGTGGGTGATCCAATGTAAGCACCGCAAGGCCGGACTGGCCGGCTCCGCAGTCGGAACCCCGGACCTGCACGTCCTCAATGGCACCGGCAGGCCCGTCCACAACGGCGATGTCGTCGTGCTGGTCACCAACGGCCGCTTCACGGACAAAGCCGTCGCCTTCGCCCGCTCCCAGCGACTCCACCTGGTCGACCGCCACCTGCTCGCCCAGTGGGCCGCCGGCTCCCCACCGCTGTGGGAACTCCTGAGCGCGGTACCCTCCCCTCGCCGTCCCACCTCCGGGTCCTGA
- a CDS encoding SDR family oxidoreductase, whose amino-acid sequence MTVLIIGGNGFLGAELVRQAVSAGRRPAATFHSRPGSDDGAAWHHLDLRDSFRLGEVLDTVAPAAVINATSGGADWAITAEGGIHLAQAAAKRSIRLVHVSSDAVFSGTGRDWYDESCLPDPLTPYGAAKAAAETAVRLLCTHAAVARTSLIIGNGRSEHEQLVHALAAGTRQGALYTDDIRCPVHVEDLAAALWEITRSDAAGVFHLAGPDALSRYELGELIARRDGLDPARLPSARRSDTGLPGGLDVRLDSRATQQKLRTRLRGAREFLSGNGPEPA is encoded by the coding sequence ATGACTGTGCTGATCATCGGCGGCAACGGCTTCCTGGGTGCCGAGCTGGTACGCCAGGCAGTGTCCGCAGGCCGTCGCCCGGCCGCCACCTTCCACTCCCGCCCCGGCAGCGACGACGGAGCGGCATGGCATCACCTCGACCTTCGTGATTCCTTCCGCCTGGGGGAGGTCCTCGACACGGTGGCTCCGGCCGCGGTGATCAACGCGACGAGCGGCGGCGCGGACTGGGCGATCACCGCCGAAGGCGGGATCCACCTCGCCCAAGCCGCGGCCAAGCGCAGCATCCGCCTGGTGCACGTCTCCAGCGACGCCGTCTTCTCCGGCACGGGCCGCGACTGGTACGACGAGTCGTGCCTTCCGGACCCCCTCACCCCGTACGGGGCCGCGAAGGCGGCCGCCGAGACCGCCGTACGCCTCCTGTGCACCCACGCGGCCGTCGCCCGCACCTCGCTGATCATCGGCAATGGCCGCTCCGAGCACGAGCAGCTGGTGCACGCGCTGGCCGCCGGCACCCGGCAGGGCGCCTTGTACACCGACGACATCCGCTGCCCCGTACACGTGGAGGACCTGGCCGCCGCCCTGTGGGAGATCACTCGATCCGACGCCGCCGGCGTGTTCCACCTGGCCGGCCCGGACGCCCTGAGCCGCTACGAGCTGGGCGAGCTCATCGCCCGCCGCGACGGCCTCGACCCTGCCCGGCTGCCCTCGGCGCGCCGCTCCGATACGGGACTGCCCGGCGGGCTCGACGTACGACTCGACAGCCGCGCCACCCAGCAGAAGCTGCGCACCCGGCTCCGCGGCGCCCGCGAGTTCCTGAGCGGGAACGGCCCGGAGCCTGCCTGA
- a CDS encoding trypco2 family protein, whose amino-acid sequence MSDADRAEQDGMDLTDAITLLRDQIAVAQKRIATPPGTGDDPTKQVLFTLGEITVELGMELAHTREKNGGLRWSVVSLGGKKSTADRATHTVTVKLQPHQPGGGDIDVSDEE is encoded by the coding sequence ATGAGCGACGCAGACCGTGCGGAGCAGGATGGGATGGACCTGACGGACGCAATCACGCTGCTACGAGATCAGATCGCCGTAGCGCAGAAGCGGATCGCTACTCCTCCCGGTACTGGGGACGACCCCACCAAGCAGGTGCTATTCACTCTTGGGGAGATCACGGTAGAGCTCGGTATGGAGCTGGCGCACACCCGAGAGAAGAACGGTGGGCTGAGGTGGAGCGTTGTCAGCTTGGGAGGGAAGAAGAGCACCGCAGACCGGGCGACCCACACGGTCACGGTGAAGTTGCAGCCGCACCAGCCAGGCGGCGGCGACATCGACGTTAGCGACGAGGAGTAG
- a CDS encoding UDP-N-acetylmuramoyl-tripeptide--D-alanyl-D-alanine ligase: MIPMTLAEIAAATGGVLDTTDGTPVVDAPLAFDSRHPAPGALFACLTGALVDGHDFAALAVEQGAVAALAQRPVHVPAVLVPDVLTAMSDLARAVHQRYDGVTIGITGSAGKTTTKDLLAHVLAAHAPTVANRASFNNEIGFPVTVSSVRPGTRYLVLEMGARGKGHIQALCVIARPGISTVLGIGSAHVGEFGSRDAIADAKAEIVRALPATGTAVLNADDPLVAAMRREHDGRILTFGTDEGADVRATDITTDKGRPTFTLHHQGQTAPVQLTVYGRHNVTNALAAAATALAAGVSFDTVATALSEARMATGGRMAVTTRTDGVSVINDAFNASPESVLAALDALTEVGRGRRRIAVLGEMAELGDASVEWHRRVADAAARAGLAHLLVVGTGEDADVLTDTYTAATGTAPDRHTADTVSAAVRAILLPGDVLLVKGAHALGLDAVADQLLTV; encoded by the coding sequence ATGATCCCCATGACCCTCGCCGAGATCGCCGCCGCCACCGGGGGCGTACTCGACACCACCGACGGCACCCCCGTGGTCGACGCGCCGCTCGCGTTCGACTCCCGCCATCCCGCCCCCGGCGCCCTGTTCGCCTGCCTCACCGGCGCTCTGGTCGACGGCCACGACTTCGCCGCCCTCGCCGTCGAGCAGGGAGCCGTCGCCGCGCTCGCCCAACGCCCGGTGCACGTCCCGGCCGTCCTTGTCCCCGACGTCCTGACCGCCATGTCCGACCTCGCCCGCGCCGTCCACCAGCGCTACGACGGCGTCACCATCGGCATCACCGGCTCGGCGGGCAAGACCACCACCAAGGACCTCCTCGCCCACGTCCTGGCCGCTCACGCCCCCACCGTCGCCAACCGGGCCTCCTTCAACAACGAGATCGGCTTCCCTGTCACCGTGAGCTCCGTCCGGCCCGGTACCCGGTACCTCGTGCTGGAGATGGGCGCGCGCGGCAAGGGCCACATCCAGGCCCTGTGCGTCATCGCCCGCCCCGGTATCTCCACTGTCCTGGGTATCGGTTCCGCGCATGTCGGGGAGTTCGGCTCCCGGGATGCCATCGCGGATGCCAAGGCCGAGATCGTCCGCGCCCTCCCGGCGACTGGCACAGCCGTTCTCAACGCCGACGACCCGCTCGTGGCCGCCATGCGCCGGGAACACGACGGCCGGATCCTCACCTTCGGAACCGACGAGGGCGCCGACGTGCGCGCCACCGACATCACCACCGACAAGGGCCGCCCGACCTTCACCCTCCACCACCAGGGCCAGACCGCGCCCGTCCAACTCACCGTCTACGGCAGGCACAACGTCACAAACGCGCTGGCCGCCGCCGCGACCGCGCTCGCCGCCGGAGTGTCCTTCGACACCGTCGCCACGGCCCTGTCCGAGGCCCGGATGGCCACCGGAGGACGCATGGCCGTCACCACCCGCACCGACGGTGTCAGCGTCATCAACGACGCCTTCAACGCCTCCCCCGAGTCCGTCCTGGCCGCCCTCGACGCCCTGACCGAAGTGGGGCGCGGTCGTCGACGGATCGCGGTCCTGGGCGAGATGGCCGAGCTCGGCGACGCCTCCGTCGAGTGGCACCGGCGCGTCGCTGACGCCGCCGCCCGCGCCGGCCTCGCCCACCTCCTTGTCGTCGGCACCGGAGAGGACGCCGACGTCCTGACCGACACCTACACCGCCGCCACCGGTACCGCCCCCGACCGGCATACCGCCGACACGGTCAGCGCCGCCGTCCGCGCCATCCTCCTCCCAGGCGACGTCCTGCTCGTCAAGGGCGCCCACGCCCTGGGCCTGGACGCCGTCGCCGACCAGCTCCTCACCGTCTGA
- a CDS encoding DUF6624 domain-containing protein, whose amino-acid sequence MSDLVVHETASCYAFARFGRQWRLCVIEHPRLGGELVPGGHAEAGEDALATAVREVLEETGHRVRLLPPPLPEGYPHPAEASVWHVASMPAAPDNRCGRNHVHRDHIVVGAIDRPFAVHGTPEHTVRWVEHGALDRLNLAEDTRVLAGELFEMIDRVAAARPRPAVDKRLAAELLRRQEEDQAVRLVPVAERTPELMERWRAVDEANTAWLRELITARGWPGEAMVGRQAAGAAWLIAQHADRQPDFQQECLELLSAAVTAGDAEPQHGALLEDRVRIARGQQQIFGTQLTQGSDGTLVPYPVANPDEVEELRAAWGFAPLETYIEQVAAGVR is encoded by the coding sequence ATGAGTGATCTGGTGGTGCATGAGACGGCGAGCTGCTACGCCTTCGCGCGGTTCGGCCGGCAGTGGCGGCTGTGCGTGATCGAGCACCCGCGCCTCGGGGGTGAACTCGTCCCCGGTGGGCACGCCGAGGCTGGAGAGGATGCGCTTGCGACTGCGGTACGGGAGGTGTTGGAGGAGACGGGGCACCGAGTGCGCCTGCTGCCGCCACCGCTTCCCGAGGGGTATCCGCACCCGGCGGAAGCGTCGGTGTGGCATGTCGCGTCGATGCCAGCCGCCCCGGACAACCGCTGCGGTCGGAACCACGTACACCGGGACCACATCGTCGTCGGTGCTATCGACCGGCCGTTCGCCGTGCACGGGACGCCCGAGCACACGGTCCGCTGGGTGGAGCATGGTGCGCTCGACCGGCTGAACCTTGCCGAGGACACGCGGGTGTTGGCCGGCGAGCTGTTCGAGATGATCGACCGCGTTGCGGCCGCGCGTCCCCGACCAGCGGTCGACAAGCGCCTGGCTGCCGAGCTGCTCCGGCGCCAGGAGGAAGATCAAGCCGTACGGCTGGTCCCGGTGGCCGAACGGACGCCGGAGCTGATGGAGCGGTGGCGGGCCGTCGACGAGGCGAACACAGCCTGGCTGCGAGAGCTGATCACCGCGCGCGGGTGGCCGGGCGAGGCGATGGTCGGGCGGCAGGCCGCCGGGGCCGCCTGGCTGATCGCCCAGCATGCCGACCGGCAGCCCGACTTCCAGCAGGAGTGCCTGGAGCTGCTCTCGGCCGCCGTGACCGCAGGTGACGCCGAACCGCAGCACGGCGCCCTGCTGGAGGACCGGGTACGGATCGCCCGAGGACAGCAGCAGATCTTCGGCACCCAGCTGACCCAGGGATCCGACGGCACGCTCGTCCCGTACCCCGTTGCAAACCCGGACGAGGTTGAGGAGCTGCGGGCGGCGTGGGGGTTCGCGCCGCTGGAGACGTACATCGAGCAGGTCGCGGCCGGCGTACGGTAG
- a CDS encoding GNAT family N-acetyltransferase, which yields MRWTPSARHYRHHDLAAPGRPPMDAHRRPLRQPQRPNPRPSPPPGAAGHLRHRRRPRSHRGRRIRRPNGLFLVARLGDGPALACGGWRTLNTSAAEIKRMYVAPPARGQGLGRRILAALEQDVRGRGPTEVLLETGIRNVAALGLYTACGYEPIRSYVPGHPAAAGVPPPHWPARVARLRPRGRGRSLTTKAIANLNLLPQEISTVLRRALDRGDLLAM from the coding sequence ATGCGCTGGACGCCCTCCGCACGGCACTATCGACACCATGACCTCGCTGCTCCAGGCCGCCCCCCAATGGACGCTCACCGCCGTCCCCTACGGCAGCCCCAACGCCCGAACCCTCGCCCAAGCCCTCCACCAGGAGCAGCTGGCCACCTACGGCACCGCCGACGACCCCGAAGCCACCGAGGACGCAGAATTCGACGCCCCAACGGCCTGTTCCTCGTCGCCCGGCTCGGGGACGGACCGGCACTGGCCTGCGGGGGCTGGCGCACCCTCAACACCTCGGCCGCCGAGATCAAACGGATGTACGTCGCGCCACCCGCTCGCGGGCAGGGGCTCGGGCGCCGGATCCTCGCCGCTCTGGAACAGGACGTGCGCGGCCGCGGCCCCACCGAGGTCCTGCTGGAAACCGGCATACGCAACGTCGCCGCCCTCGGCCTGTACACCGCTTGCGGCTACGAGCCGATCCGCTCGTACGTCCCCGGTCATCCGGCAGCAGCCGGCGTCCCACCCCCACACTGGCCTGCTCGTGTAGCCCGCCTCAGGCCCAGGGGCCGTGGCCGTTCGCTCACCACCAAGGCCATCGCCAACCTGAACCTGCTGCCCCAGGAGATCTCCACCGTGCTGCGTCGGGCCCTCGACAGGGGAGACCTGCTCGCCATGTAG
- a CDS encoding IS3 family transposase (programmed frameshift) — protein MVMKFYSLEFKADAVALYLSDPDLTLAGVAEDLGVSRGTLRDWVRAERSRRSELGTTMSTTRKTKEPATVSEPTREELQAEIAALRTELKQVRKQNATLAEERDILRKATKFFRDRDDLVNRCQFIEDHRQTHEVQRLCRLLEVARSSYYKWRDGRDARAEREQADEDLAEKIRAIHTDSDGTYGAPRITAELRDTHGMVINEKKVARVMRKFRITGVRLRKRVRTTVPEPSQTPVPDLFKRDFTAHAPNLKYMGDVTYLPVGDGEHLYLATVLDCFSRRIVGWSIADHMRTDLVADALTMAAATRGSLDGAIFHSDHGAQYGSRQFADLCAELGVIQSMGAVGTSADNAACESFHASLKRETLQGARRFGGPGACRRRVFKWLTRYNIRRRHSANGQLSPVAYEQRSATLTLAA, from the exons ATGGTGATGAAGTTCTACTCGCTGGAGTTCAAGGCGGATGCCGTCGCGCTGTACCTGTCTGATCCGGACCTGACCCTGGCCGGGGTCGCGGAGGACCTGGGCGTGAGCCGGGGCACACTGCGGGACTGGGTGCGGGCCGAGCGGTCCCGCCGCAGCGAGCTGGGCACGACCATGAGCACGACGAGGAAGACCAAGGAGCCGGCCACGGTGAGCGAGCCCACCCGCGAAGAACTACAGGCCGAGATAGCGGCCCTGCGCACCGAGCTGAAGCAGGTGCGCAAGCAGAACGCGACGCTCGCAGAGGAACGCGACATCCTGCGCAAGGCCACGAAGT TTTTTCGCGACCGAGATGACCTGGTGAACCGCTGCCAGTTCATCGAGGACCACCGGCAGACCCACGAGGTCCAGCGGTTGTGCCGACTCCTTGAGGTGGCCCGCTCCAGCTACTACAAGTGGCGAGACGGGCGTGACGCCCGCGCCGAGCGCGAGCAGGCCGACGAGGATCTGGCCGAGAAGATCCGGGCCATCCACACAGACTCCGACGGGACGTATGGCGCCCCGCGGATCACGGCCGAGCTCCGTGACACCCACGGCATGGTGATCAACGAGAAGAAGGTCGCGCGCGTCATGCGCAAGTTCCGCATCACCGGCGTGCGCCTGCGCAAGCGCGTGCGTACGACCGTGCCGGAACCGTCACAGACGCCGGTACCGGACCTGTTCAAGCGGGACTTCACCGCTCACGCGCCGAACTTGAAGTACATGGGCGACGTGACGTACCTGCCGGTCGGCGACGGCGAGCATCTCTATCTCGCGACGGTCCTGGACTGCTTCTCACGCCGGATCGTGGGCTGGTCGATCGCCGATCACATGCGCACCGACCTGGTCGCCGACGCGCTGACGATGGCTGCCGCCACCCGCGGCAGCCTCGATGGCGCCATCTTCCACAGCGATCACGGAGCGCAATACGGATCACGACAATTCGCTGATCTGTGCGCCGAGTTGGGCGTCATCCAATCCATGGGCGCGGTCGGCACCAGCGCGGACAACGCCGCCTGCGAGTCCTTCCACGCCTCCCTGAAACGCGAGACACTCCAAGGCGCCCGCCGCTTCGGCGGGCCCGGCGCCTGCCGGCGCCGCGTCTTCAAATGGCTGACGCGTTACAACATCAGACGCCGTCACTCGGCGAACGGGCAACTCAGCCCCGTCGCCTACGAGCAGCGATCAGCTACTCTGACACTCGCCGCATAA
- a CDS encoding GFA family protein has product MTSSSPTLGKPPTPTSPLPAEPAHSLSPNTASATGPQAPVRTGHCACGRLFYQVSGVPDDPHLCSCERDTRVSGGPAVLWVGFPKDSLIWTKSGEEPKWWYPYPTLRCGFCPDCASQLVSEAEGSDMVMVNGFSLTDQSGIEPVGHSYRERAAPWMHVALASAPILGPGPNPVLD; this is encoded by the coding sequence ATGACCAGCTCATCACCTACCCTCGGCAAGCCGCCCACGCCCACTTCGCCGCTGCCGGCCGAGCCTGCCCACAGCCTGTCGCCGAACACCGCCTCCGCCACCGGTCCCCAGGCGCCGGTCCGGACGGGGCACTGCGCGTGCGGCCGCCTCTTCTACCAGGTCAGCGGCGTTCCGGACGATCCGCACTTGTGCTCCTGTGAGCGAGACACTCGGGTGTCCGGCGGGCCCGCCGTGCTGTGGGTGGGGTTCCCCAAGGACTCCCTCATCTGGACGAAGTCCGGCGAGGAGCCGAAATGGTGGTACCCCTACCCCACCCTTCGCTGCGGTTTCTGCCCCGACTGCGCATCACAGCTGGTATCCGAAGCTGAAGGGTCCGACATGGTGATGGTGAACGGGTTCAGTCTCACCGACCAGAGCGGCATCGAGCCGGTCGGCCACTCCTACCGTGAGAGGGCCGCGCCCTGGATGCATGTCGCTCTCGCCTCGGCCCCCATCCTCGGCCCTGGCCCCAACCCCGTCCTCGACTAG